The following coding sequences lie in one Cannabis sativa cultivar Pink pepper isolate KNU-18-1 chromosome 5, ASM2916894v1, whole genome shotgun sequence genomic window:
- the LOC115716290 gene encoding uncharacterized protein LOC115716290 yields MSGGGFTSSSLRASFSYCVQQVRSYDYHHYLCLLELPLNMRKAAFAIRAFNIETARAMDVASDPKIGLMRLLWWQEAIDKIYAKKAIEHPTAQALSSVIHENKITKGWLKRSVEARINDARRESNEIPEKIKELEQYAEDTASTILYTTLQAGGIRSTIADHAASHVGKASGLLLLIKSLPYHASRNRHFSYIPTEVAAKHGLLSKQGGQIELHLDSRENLCSAVFDMASIANVHLQKARELAGKVPAEARPVLLPAVPAQVLLDSLSQAHFDVFDPRLSRGVLGLPPLWFQVKLKWHSWRGKY; encoded by the coding sequence ATGAGCGGTGGTGGTTTCACATCTAGTAGCTTGCGGGCATCGTTCTCGTATTGTGTACAACAAGTAAGAAGCTATGATTACCATCACTACCTTTGCCTTCTGGAACTTCCCCTCAACATGAGGAAGGCTGCATTTGCAATTCGTGCTTTCAACATTGAAACAGCCAGAGCTATGGATGTTGCTTCTGATCCGAAAATCGGCCTTATGCGCCTCTTGTGGTGGCAAGAAGCCATAGACAAAATCTATGCTAAAAAGGCTATTGAACACCCTACAGCTCAGGCTCTCTCCTCAGTTATACATGAGAACAAAATCACCAAAGGGTGGTTAAAACGATCTGTGGAAGCTCGAATTAATGATGCCAGGAGAGAGAGCAATGAAATCCCCGAAAAAATTAAAGAGTTGGAGCAGTATGCAGAGGACACTGCCTCAACTATTCTTTACACTACACTTCAAGCTGGTGGTATAAGGTCCACTATTGCTGATCATGCAGCCTCGCACGTTGGCAAAGCGAGTGGCCTTCTTTTGCTGATCAAGTCACTACCTTACCACGCTAGCCGCAACCGCCACTTTTCTTACATACCCACCGAGGTAGCAGCCAAGCATGGTTTATTGTCTAAACAGGGAGGTCAAATAGAACTACATTTGGATTCTCGAGAAAATCTATGTAGCGCAGTGTTTGACATGGCTTCTATAGCTAATGTTCATTTACAGAAGGCCCGTGAGTTGGCTGGAAAAGTGCCTGCTGAGGCTCGTCCGGTGCTGCTGCCCGCGGTGCCTGCTCAAGTTCTGTTGGATTCTTTGAGTCAAGCGCATTTTGATGTCTTTGATCCCAGGTTATCAAGAGGGGTACTTGGCTTGCCTCCTTTGTGGTTCCAAGTGAAATTGAAGTGGCATTCGTGGAGAGGAAAATACTGA